Proteins encoded together in one Shewanella oneidensis MR-1 window:
- a CDS encoding tetratricopeptide repeat protein, with the protein MKYRQWVLGAGFTLSVGLSSVAHAFSIPQPANEIAASKFVHIQVQAEQGDADAQFLLGLMFLSGRYVQQEVPSGLHWITLAAEQQHEKAQQTLADLSFEGQLIKRDLAVAERWYKDMGERGNRWAQFRLGFIYASGGDGVKRNCGKAVEQFTRVGDDIALGNVAWILATCPEAEYRDGNKALELSLQLLKVNENDPTNLDNLAAAYAEVGDFGAAVSTQQKAIAALKMTAEATKTDEFKQRLHSYEQKRAYRETLRLLE; encoded by the coding sequence GTGAAATACAGGCAATGGGTTTTGGGTGCAGGATTCACTTTATCCGTAGGATTAAGTTCTGTTGCACACGCATTTTCTATCCCGCAGCCAGCAAATGAAATTGCGGCGAGTAAATTTGTGCATATTCAAGTTCAGGCAGAGCAAGGTGATGCCGATGCGCAATTTTTACTAGGACTCATGTTTCTCTCTGGGCGTTATGTGCAGCAAGAGGTGCCATCTGGACTCCACTGGATAACCCTCGCTGCCGAGCAGCAACACGAAAAAGCCCAGCAAACCTTGGCGGATCTCTCCTTTGAAGGCCAGTTGATTAAACGTGACCTAGCCGTGGCCGAACGTTGGTATAAAGATATGGGTGAACGTGGCAACCGTTGGGCACAGTTCCGTTTAGGTTTTATTTACGCTTCGGGTGGCGATGGTGTTAAGCGCAACTGTGGCAAAGCGGTCGAGCAATTTACCCGTGTTGGCGATGATATTGCTCTTGGCAATGTAGCTTGGATTCTCGCAACCTGTCCAGAAGCCGAATATCGTGATGGTAATAAAGCGCTTGAGTTATCTCTGCAACTCCTAAAGGTCAACGAAAACGATCCGACGAATCTCGACAACTTAGCTGCGGCTTATGCGGAAGTGGGTGATTTTGGCGCTGCGGTTTCGACACAGCAAAAAGCGATTGCTGCTTTGAAGATGACCGCTGAAGCGACTAAAA
- a CDS encoding PepSY domain-containing protein, which yields MKRLLFIGFFSLFTLVHPTIINAEPIELEHYQAKALVNSGQILSLNGTLAVVNQFCQGELIDAHLYQEDHKWRYDLQIKVQRGQIVNLSIDATNGQLEHSTALPSECRKHETATR from the coding sequence ATGAAACGGCTGTTATTTATCGGTTTTTTCAGTCTGTTTACGCTGGTGCATCCAACAATAATTAACGCCGAACCGATTGAATTAGAACATTATCAAGCCAAGGCGTTAGTCAACTCTGGGCAAATTCTATCACTCAATGGCACCCTTGCCGTGGTCAATCAATTTTGCCAAGGTGAACTAATTGACGCACATCTCTATCAAGAAGATCATAAATGGCGTTATGATTTGCAAATCAAAGTTCAACGCGGCCAAATTGTGAATCTGAGTATTGATGCCACCAATGGTCAACTTGAACACTCCACCGCACTACCGAGCGAATGTCGAAAACATGAAACTGCTACTCGTTGA
- the crp gene encoding cAMP-activated global transcriptional regulator CRP — MALIGKPKPDPTLEWFLSHCHIHKYPAKSTLIHAGEDSDTLYYIVKGSVAVLIKDEEGKEMILSYLNQGDFIGELGLFEEQAERTAWVRAKQACEIAEISYKKFKQLIQVNPEILMKLSAQMAYRLQSTSQKVGNLAFLDVAGRIAQTLLHLAKQPDAMTHPDGMQIKITRQEIGQIVGCSRETVGRILKMLEEQNLIQAHGKTIVVYGTR; from the coding sequence ATGGCTCTGATTGGTAAGCCAAAACCAGACCCAACTTTGGAATGGTTTTTATCACACTGTCACATTCATAAGTATCCCGCTAAAAGCACCTTGATCCATGCTGGTGAAGACTCAGACACCCTTTATTACATCGTAAAAGGTTCTGTTGCGGTATTGATTAAAGATGAAGAAGGTAAGGAAATGATCCTATCTTATCTTAATCAAGGCGACTTTATCGGTGAGTTAGGATTGTTCGAAGAACAAGCTGAACGTACCGCTTGGGTTCGTGCTAAACAGGCATGCGAAATTGCGGAAATCTCTTACAAGAAATTTAAGCAATTAATCCAAGTTAACCCTGAAATTTTGATGAAGCTATCGGCTCAAATGGCGTATCGCCTGCAGAGCACCAGCCAGAAAGTGGGCAATTTAGCTTTCCTCGATGTGGCAGGTCGGATTGCGCAAACATTGTTGCATTTAGCCAAACAACCCGATGCCATGACACACCCAGACGGTATGCAAATTAAGATCACTCGCCAAGAAATTGGCCAGATCGTTGGTTGCTCCCGCGAAACTGTGGGTCGTATCTTAAAGATGCTTGAAGAACAAAATCTCATTCAAGCACACGGTAAAACCATTGTGGTATATGGTACCCGTTAA